Within Dysosmobacter sp. Marseille-Q4140, the genomic segment AGGGCCACCAGATCCTCCGTGTCGCCACTGCCGCAGGTCTCGTAGGGGGAGTGCATGGCCAGCTGGGCCACGCCCACGTCGGCGGCCTTCACTGCCACCTGCCGGGCGGAGAGGTTGCCCAGGGTGGACCCGCCGGGGATGTCGGAGTGGTTGGCAAAGGTCTGGAGGGAGATGCCCGCCCGTTCCGCCAGCACGGACACGATGGCGGCGGAGGCGGCGTCGGTGGTGTACTTCTGGCTGCCGCTGTACTTGACCACCACGCCGCCGGCCAGCCGGGGCCGGTTCACCGGGTCGCTCTTGTCCGGCCGGTTGGGGTGCAGGGCGTGGACGTTGTCTGCCGACAGCAGGAAGCTCTGGGGCAGCTTTGCCAGGTACTCGCTCTCGGAGAGGCCCAGGCTCTCCGTCAGCCGCCGCAGGGTGTCCCGCAGGAAGGGCGAGGCCGCCCCCTGCCGGGTGGAGGAGCCGATCTCCTCGTTGTCAAAGACCACGTGGACCGGGATGCTGGCGCTCTCCCCGCTCTCCAGAAAGCCCTGGAGGGAGGCGAAGGCACACTGGAGGTCGTCCAGCCGGGGGCTGGAGAGAAACACGCCGCCCTCGCCCCAGACGCTGGGGGCCTGCCGGTTGTAGACGAAGAGGTCATGGCCCGCCACGGCGTCCGGTTCTGCCCCTGCCTCTCGGGCCGCCAGGGCCAGCAGGTCCTGGGCGTCGGCCAGGCCGTACAGGGGCAGCAGGTCCCGCTGGGCCTTCCATTCCAGGCCCTTGTTGGCGGCGGGCTCCATGTGGATGGCAAGGCTCGGGATCAGCACCAGGTCCCGCCGGAAGTCCACCAGCTGCATCCGGACCGCGCCGCCCTCCCGGAGGTAGAGGCGGCCCGCCACGGACAGCGGCCGGTCGAACCAGGGGGCCAGCAGGGCGCCGCCGTAGACCTCCACGTTCAGCTTCTTGTATGCGCCCTCCACGGTGATCTCCGGCTGCTCCTTGATCTTCAGCGCCGGGGAGTCGCTGTGGCTGGCCATCATCATAAAGCCCCGGAAGTCCCCCTCCGGGATGCGGAAGGCGATGAGGGCGGAGCCGTTCCGGGTGACGAAGTACCGCCCGCCGGGCCGGAGCCGCCAGGGGCGGCTCTCCAGCAGCTGCTCATAGCCCGCCGCCTGCAGCTGCCAGCGCTGGCCTTCAATCACATGGTAGACGCTGGGGTGGTCCTGAATGAAGCGCACCAGGGCGTCGCTGTAAGGATGTTCCATAGAATCCTCCAATCACTGCAAGGAGGCGGGATCGCCGCCGATCTTCTGGTTTTTGCAAAGGGAGACGATCTCCCGCAGGCGCTCCACCTCCGCCTCCGGTCCGGAGACCTGGAAGAGGGTGCCGCCCTCGGCCCCCTGGATGCCGCCCCGGCCGATGACGCAGGGCTCCACATCCGCCAGGAGCTTAACCGCTTCGATCTCCGTGACGATGTCCCCCACCAGGGGGAACAGGCCGCAGGCCATGCCGTCATGGTAGCGGATGCCCTGGCGCCGGGCGGTTTTCATGGCCTCGTTCACGGAACCCGGAATCAGCTTCTCCAGGCCCACGGGGATGATGACGTCGGCGCCCTCGGAGATCATGGCGGCGGTGGCCCGGCCCCAGCGGAAGCCCCCGGGGCTGCCGGCCAGGATGGCGGCGGCGCCGTGGACGTCGAAGAGGTTGGCCCCGGCGATCGCCACGTCCCCGGGCCCCATGTCGGGCATCAGGGTGTCCACCTCGGCGTCGATGCCCCGGATCTGCCCGTTTTCGATGAGGATGCCGTAGGCCTGCTCCGTGTAGGTCCGGTTGGGCATGGCCCCCTCCGGGGTCATCCGGCCGGAGATCTTGAGAGGATAGCCCACCAGCAGCTCCGAGATACAGGAGACGGTGGTGCCGCCCTTGAGGATGACCTTGCCGGAGCGCAGGGCCCGCTGGACCCGCTCCATCCCCGCCACTGCCCGGGCGATGAGCCACTTGCCCTCGTTGACGGTCAGGAAGAACTGCATATAGACGGTTTCCATGAGAGGACCTCCTTTGGTTTCAGGCGCCGCGCCGCCGCAGCCGCAGCTCGCCCAGGCAGGCGCCGCCCAGGATCAGCGCCGCCCCGGCGATCTGGAGGGGCAGCAGGCGCTCGTGCAGGACCAGCGCCGACAGAACCAGCGCCGTCAGGGGATCGATGTAGCACAGCAGTGCCACCGTCTGGCCAGACAGGCACTGCATGGCGGAGAAGTAGAGATAGTAGGCAAGGCCCGTGTTGACCAGGCCCAGGACCAGCACCCAGGGCAGCTCGCTTCCGGCGGGGATCACCGGCAGCCGGGCCCCGGTGACGGCCAGGAAGGCCAGCACCACGAAGAAGGAGACGATCAGCTCGTACATGGCGCAGTGGATGCCGGAGAGGTGCTGTACCCGCTTGTTGGCGATGATGACCAGAGCGTAGAAGCCCGCCGCCCCGGCGGCCCATAGCAGCCCCACGGCCAAATCGGACCCACGGTCGATCTCCCCGCTGATAAAGACCATGCCCAGGGCCACCGCGGCGATGGCGGCGATCTTGTTCCAGGTGAGTTTTTCCCGGAACAGGAGGGGAGACAGGGCCAGCACCAGCATGGGCCCGCAGTAGTAGACCAGAGTGGAAAGGCTCACGCCTGCGGTCTGGTAGGCGATGAACAGACACACCCAGTTGAGCCCCAGGGCCGCGCCGCCCAGGGTGGCGGGCACCTTGTCCGCCCGCAGGCCGACGAGGCGGAGGTCCCGGCGCAGCAGGCCCAGTCCGATGAGGAAGCAGGAGCCCAACAGCGTCCGCAGCAGCACGATCTCCGCGCCGCCCAGGGAGATCCGCCGGGCCAGCAGGCCGTTGGTGCCGAAGATCAGCATGGCGGCGATAAATTTTGCAAGCGTGTTCACGGGCGGCCCCCTCCCTTTGATTGAAGATAACGGCCAAGGTCGGCTCAGCTGGCCCGGGCCTTCCGCCGTTCCGCCTGGATGGGGCAAAGGAAGAACACGGACAGGCCCAGCAGAATCACGGCGATTCCCAGGAACTGCTGCGGAGCAATCCGCTCCCCAGGATGAAGTAAGCCAGGATACAGGTTCCCACCGGTTCGCCCAGAATACCCATGGTGACCGCCGTGGCGGAGATATTTTTTAACAGCAGATTGAAGATAAACTGTCCCCCGATGGTGGAGATGAAGGCCAGACCCAGGAAGGCGCCCCAGGTTGCATTGGAATATCCGCCCAGAGGGTTGCCTTTTATCAGAGCGTAGACCAGCAGAAACGCAGCGCTGCTGAAATATCCGGGTACGGAGTAAGTAACGGCATCGATCTCTTTTCGTACCACCTGTCCGATCAAAAAGTACAGGCTGATTACTCCGGCGGCAGCCAACGCCAGGGTATCCCCCAGCAGCGCGCCTGCGCTGATCTGAAAGTCGCCCCATCCGATTATAGCGCTGCCGGCGATGGCAATGAAACATCCGGCCACTGCGCTTTTTTGAGGCCGCTCACGGAAAAAGAGAAAACTGAAGAGCAGGGAAAACAGGGGCTGAAGGGCCACCAGCACCGTTGAGCTGGACACAGAGGTGTAGCGCAGGGATTCAAACCACATCACATAATGGATGGCCAGCAGCAGGCCGGACAATATGATGAGGGCTGCCTGTTTGGACCGCAGAGCATGCAGCTGCTCCCGCTTTTTCCGGTCAAGCGCCAAGAACGGAGCCAGCGCCAAGGCGGTGAACAGCAGCCGGTAAAAGGCAGTCACAGCGGATGGAGCGTCAGCCAGCTTGACAAAAATTGCTGATGTGGACAGGGCAATCACGCCCAGCATCAGCGCTGCATAGGATCTCGCCTGCTGTTTCACGCTGTTTTCGCCTCTTTCCCAGAAAAAGGTATGCGCCTGCCGGTACGCTTTCCGGCAGGCGTGCAGACCATATAATAATGTAAGGATGATAACAAAGGAGACTTGTGTTGTCAAGGCTTCCGGCCGAAGACCGAGCGCCTGCGAAAAAGGAAAAACGGCTGACCATAAAGAGGTCAGCCGCTTTGAAGTTCTGCCGTAAAAGAGCGTGGGATGCGGTTTGCTCCCTGCGGAAAGAGTATATGGGAGACGGCTTGCTGAGAGCGGCTGCCATCTGACTGCGGCAGAAATTGCGGACACACAGGGTTGCTTTGTCAGGGGGGAGACGCGGGTTATCCCCGCACTTTTTGAATCAGCGCCTTGACCTCTTCTTTTTTCAAAACCTTGCCGTAGGACACGACTTTGCCGTCCACCACCAGTGCGGGAGTCGTCATCACCCCGTAAGCGGCGATCTGTGTAAAATCTGTCACATGGTCGATCGCAGTCTCCATGCCCAGCTCTGCCAGCGCCTCCCGGGCTGCCTGCTCCAGGGCGCTGCATTTGGCGCAGCCGGAGCCCAGCACTTTGACTCCGCCAGAGGTCTTACCGGCCTCCGCCCGGGCCATGGCCTCAGGTGTGCAGCTGCCGCAGCAGCAGGAAGCCGTTTTCTCTTTCTTGTTTCTGCTGAAAAGTCCCATGGTACATACCTCCTGAATTAAATCAAGAAAAATTGAAATGCATTGAACAGGTAGCCTACCAAGATGATACCGACTATGCAGATACCGATAAACAGAGCCAGCAATTTCGGCTTGACGGCCTTGCGCAGCATGATCATAGACGGCAGACTCAGCGTTGTAACCGCCATCATGAAGGCCAGGATCGTACCGAGCTGCGCGCCTTTTGCCAGCAGGGCCTCCGCCACCGGGATCGTTCCGAAGATATCGGCATACATGGGAACACCGACCAGCACTGCCAGCACCACCCCGAAGGGATTGCTGCTGCCGAGGACTGTCTCGATCCAGCTTTCCGGGATCCAGTTGTGGATCACCGCACCGATCCCCACGCCCACCAGAATATAGGGGAATACTTTTTTGAATGTGGAGGAGACCTGCTCCTTCGCGTACTTCAGACGTTCCATCTTGCTCAAGGCAGGCGCATCGATGTCTGTGCTGCGGGCAGACAGAATAAAACGCTCCACATACTTCTCCATGTGCAGCCTTTCAATAATAGTGCCGCCCGCAACAGCAATCACCAATCCCACCAGCACATAGATCACTGCGACCTTTGCTCCGAAAATGCTCATCAGCAGCACCAGGCTCCCCAAATCCACCATGGGAGAGGAGATCAAGAATGAGAACGTCACCCCCAAGGGAAGTCCTGCACTGGTGAAGCCGATGAACAGCGGGATGGAGGAACAGGAGCAAAACGGCGTCACCGTCCCCAGCAGAGCCGAAATGGTGTTTGCGCCGATCCCATGGAACCGGCCTAAAATCTTCCTGCTGCGCTCGGGAGGAAAGTAGCTTTGGATATAAGAAATCGCAAAAATCAGGATACAAAGGAGGACCGTGATTTTGATGACATCATAGAGAAAGAACTGAACACTGCCGCCTAGCGGTCCGCTTGTGTCCAATCCGAACTTAGACAGCGCTTTGCCGATAAGCCCGTTCAACCATTGCATCCCTAAGACCTGTGCCTGAACAAATTGCCATATACCCATAACAGTGACCTCGCTTTGTATAAAGTAAAGAACATATCAAAAATTTTTGATGTTTTCCGCCGGAATAAACGCCATCCCGTATCGATGGCGTTTATCTGCCGCAGGAAGGGCAGGAATCATCTTGTTCAGCATTGGGTGTAAGGATGGCACGCAGTCGATCCAGCGCCCATGCGCCTCCGGCGGCGCTCAAGCGGTAATGTGTCCATTTGCCTTCCTGCCGGCTGGCCACAATACCGGAATCACACAAGATTTTCATGTGGTAGGAAAGTCCGGATTGTGTCAGATCCATCGGCTCCAGCAAAACGCAGGCACATTTCTCTCCGCTGCGTAATTGCTCCAAAATGGCAAGGCGCTTTGGGTCACACAGCGCTTTGAACACCCTGGCATCTTCTTGATGGGATCCCATTGGTTCACCTCATATCAAAAACTTTTGATATGAATAGTATATGAAGAGACGGCTGATTTGTCAATAGCCGCGTGAAAATTTGATTGCTGTGCTGTCTGTTCTGAATGACGGGGTACCGGGCTGCCTGGCGGCTCTCGCCACCGGCAGAAGATTTCGCTGTGCTTTGCGTCATAGTGCCCGGGAATTGAGTGCAACGCATCTGCAATTTGATCCGTCAGGGCGGTGTATCGAGTAGACTATTGGGGAGAAAGGCTCTGAGCGGAAAAACAACCGGCCAAAGACCTGGAGAATTTCAAAATCAAGAGTTTCACGGTAGAAAAAGCGGCAAAACCGCCCTGCTGAATTTGTTGTTCAGCAGGGCTGCTTTGCTTGCCTCTTTATGATAATTCTCTCAGAAATACATGACAGACGCGAATCGCATCAATCCAGTATCAAGAGCCACAGCAATGGGCAAAAAACCTGTATTCGTGCGGGTTTGCAACCTTTTGACGGTCATTCCCACTCGCCGAGTTAAATCCATCTCTAAACTTTTTTGTATAGAGGATTTGATTCAGTGTTATTTGTTTTGATACAGATTATCCTTATCCTATGGTCTATCCGGACTTTTGCTATCAAAAATCTATCAGTGAACAGCTATCAATATCCACGAATTGCGTTAACAATGGAGGATGTATTCCAACCAACTATTTCATCAGCAGCATTTTTTACAACTTGGGATGTCCTTTGAGCCGCCCACGGTTGAATAGCAATAATTTTTTTACCCATTTCTTGAGCAAGTTGAATTTCAATGTTAATCCATTTACTGTATGTAGCATAAACCCCAGCCAAAATCAAAACACAACTTGCGTGTTGCATCTGATTTTTAATTGCAGCTCTTAACTGATAATCGTTAGGCGCATTGTGGATCGGGTCATCTTTAGGAACAGAATAATTCTTAAAATTAAAATACGGTGCATTGCTAAGCAATTCCGTTAATTTGCTATAAGCATCACTATACGCCCATGAATGGCTAATAAAAAGATTATATGTCATATCCGATCACCTCAATTCTCTCTTAAGAGCTTCATAAAAAGCCCTTGTTTCTATTGCTCGCCGATCTGAAAAATTATAGTGACCATATTGCTCATTTATAGCCTGTGTCGTTCTTTTACGGATGGCAACATATTTATCAACATCGCTCGTATTCCTTAAGCGAGGCCAATAGCTAAGATAGCTTGGTAATGTTACATCGCTTTTAAGATAACTAGCTGTTGGCATATCCACTTGAGCTGACATTCCTATTTCAAACGGAACCCACCACGATTCCTTTGTTGCTTCAGACATCACAACAATTATATCGGTACAGGTATTCAAATTTTCTTTAATGTGATCCGTAAGCTGTTTTCCTCCACCGTTAATGCTGCTGTCAAGAACATCCAAATATGATGTGACATGATTTTTCTCAAATGCTGTCTTTAACATTAAAGCTTGCAAAGCATCGGTGTTTTTATGAGAAATAAATACTTTCATTATGGATTTTCTCCTTGGCAAGCACATATTAATGGTATCATCCACTTTAATAAAGGCCATAAAATTGCAATAACATACATCACTATAAATAACCACGGTAGAACTTTTTCAATTTTTGTCAGGCCAAGGTACTTTCTCTCATGATTTAACATTTCCCATTCGTAAGAAAATGGCCTTAGAGGAAGTTGGTTTTCTATTTCATTTACAATATCATATTTGACACTACTTAGCTTCTTATAACTTTCTATTGAATACAGCCAACTTATACAAACAAAAACTCCAGCTATTGAAAGCACAATGCTTTTATAGTCTAATGTAAAGGAAATTACGGCCAGTAACGCAGCATTAATAGTAATAAATATATTATTTGAATTCGTTCTTTTCTCGGTATTGCTATTCGCCATCTCAACGCAAGTTTTCCACTGTTCCAAAACAGTAGAGTCGTATTGTTCACTAAATTCTTCTCTCGGAACAGATTTAAGCTCCATAAGTTTATTTTTCCCCCCTATCTTTTGAAGAAAGTATTTTCAATAATTTTTGGATCGTATTTTCAAAGTCCAACTTTATCTGGCATTCCCAAAGCACAACAACCTTCCACCCAAGGGCTTCCAACTCTTGAATATGCTCCTGATCTCGCTGCTTTGTCCGCTCTATTTTGGGTCCCCAATATGTTTTATTTGACTGACTTGTATGGGCGTACCGGCTTCCACAGTCATGCCCGTGCCAGTAGCATCCGTGAATGAAAATGGCTATTTTCCTCTTGGTAAAGACAATATCGGGCTTGCCCGGCAGCGCCTTATAATTGACCCGGTACCGGTATCCCATTGCAAAGAGGCGGCGGCGTACCATCATCTCAATGCTGGTATCCTTGCTCTTGATGTGGGACATGATTTTACTTCTCCGGTCAGAAGAAATCGTATCAGCCATTATACAGCTAAATCCAGCGGGAGATCGGAAATATCTTTCAGCCGTTTCCCTTGGACCAGTGTTTCCAAAGTTTCAGCAGCATCTTCGGACCCTACTTCTTTCACAGCACGAATCAGCTCATAAAGGGCAAAGTGATAAACACAGTCAATATCACCTGTTCCTAAAGCGAGAGAAGCAAGCCGGTTAGGCATCGGCTCCGCTGTCACTACAACGATATGGGGCAGATGTCCCTTCCTGTTACGAATTAAATTCAGAGCCTCGGTCCGGCTATTTTGCGCCCGATCACTCCGCATGGTGTACTTGGCAGATACGCTGGCGTGGAGCAAAGGCTTTCCGCCGTTCGCTTTACGAATATCCGCCATTTTGCTGACATCGCCATCAACGATGCACTGGGCAGCGTTAATTTCGCTATCCTCATACAGGTCACGGTAAATGACCACATCCGGCGCGACTAAGTAATCGTTCCCCAATGCAGCGGCCAGCTGAGCGTTCTGAGTGGTAAGCTCATTCAAGTATGCCAGATGCTCATACTGGGCAAAATCGCTGGTTTTTAGTTTGTTATTATTGCCGAGCTGCAGTATCGTCCAGCGCCCAGGACGAAGGTTTTGGAGATTGGGAAAAGTTTCCCGTAAGAAATCCATAGTCAAAGTCTCAAATTGCTTGCCAAGCGTCTGACCGGAAATCTTATCAACCGTTGAAACCGCATGATGCTGCTCATCTACCAGAATATCAACAATCCTGCGGGCTATTGCCTTGGAGCCGCGGCTACTGGTATCAGCATTGGACGCCACACCGGCCGAAGTCAAAGTCAACGTATTCGTTTCAAATAACTGCTTGTGAAAGTGGAACCTCGCGTTTGCAATCAGCGCATCCATACTCAAGACACTCCTTAATTTTTTCTCCTACTGCCTGGGCAACCGGGGGCGGAAAAGCGTTACCAATCATGCGGCAAGCCACAGTCTTTCGTTTGCCAAACGTCCATGTATCTGGAAATCCCTGAATTCTGGCCATCATCCGGCTCGTCAACCGAGGCATTCCCTCGAATCCAGCAGCCGGTGCTTCGTTGGCAATCCCCCGTCCATCAACTCCAAGTTCAGCCCATGCGTTTCTGGCTCGTGTGGGGCCGAGATCGGGCCCGCCATGCTTTTTTGATCCGCCAACTAAGGTGGGAGCAATTCGGTCAGCATGAGCCGCCCATTCCTTGGCTTTTTCCCATCCGTTCTCAGCCATCAAGTCATATAGCACTTTTCCAACTGGGGGTGCACTGTCTGGCTTTTCTTCGGGATAAGCAAACGCACCAAGCTGGTCTTTCCGTATTCCAACAATTACAACCCTTGGCCGCAGCTGCGGAACTCCAAAATTGGATGCATTAAGCAATTTAATGTGAGTGACATAACCGAGTTTCTGGATTTCGGAGAAAATATGCTCCCTGTATTCATCAAATCCAGGGTCCAAGAACCCACGCACATTTTCCACCATGACTGCTCTTGGTTTAATTTCCTCAATAAGCCGGATCGCTTCCGGAAACAAGTCGCGTTCA encodes:
- a CDS encoding M18 family aminopeptidase, translated to MEHPYSDALVRFIQDHPSVYHVIEGQRWQLQAAGYEQLLESRPWRLRPGGRYFVTRNGSALIAFRIPEGDFRGFMMMASHSDSPALKIKEQPEITVEGAYKKLNVEVYGGALLAPWFDRPLSVAGRLYLREGGAVRMQLVDFRRDLVLIPSLAIHMEPAANKGLEWKAQRDLLPLYGLADAQDLLALAAREAGAEPDAVAGHDLFVYNRQAPSVWGEGGVFLSSPRLDDLQCAFASLQGFLESGESASIPVHVVFDNEEIGSSTRQGAASPFLRDTLRRLTESLGLSESEYLAKLPQSFLLSADNVHALHPNRPDKSDPVNRPRLAGGVVVKYSGSQKYTTDAASAAIVSVLAERAGISLQTFANHSDIPGGSTLGNLSARQVAVKAADVGVAQLAMHSPYETCGSGDTEDLVALARALFSASLEETGSDCWAVR
- a CDS encoding DMT family transporter, encoding MNTLAKFIAAMLIFGTNGLLARRISLGGAEIVLLRTLLGSCFLIGLGLLRRDLRLVGLRADKVPATLGGAALGLNWVCLFIAYQTAGVSLSTLVYYCGPMLVLALSPLLFREKLTWNKIAAIAAVALGMVFISGEIDRGSDLAVGLLWAAGAAGFYALVIIANKRVQHLSGIHCAMYELIVSFFVVLAFLAVTGARLPVIPAGSELPWVLVLGLVNTGLAYYLYFSAMQCLSGQTVALLCYIDPLTALVLSALVLHERLLPLQIAGAALILGGACLGELRLRRRGA
- a CDS encoding TM0996/MTH895 family glutaredoxin-like protein, translating into MGLFSRNKKEKTASCCCGSCTPEAMARAEAGKTSGGVKVLGSGCAKCSALEQAAREALAELGMETAIDHVTDFTQIAAYGVMTTPALVVDGKVVSYGKVLKKEEVKALIQKVRG
- a CDS encoding permease codes for the protein MGIWQFVQAQVLGMQWLNGLIGKALSKFGLDTSGPLGGSVQFFLYDVIKITVLLCILIFAISYIQSYFPPERSRKILGRFHGIGANTISALLGTVTPFCSCSSIPLFIGFTSAGLPLGVTFSFLISSPMVDLGSLVLLMSIFGAKVAVIYVLVGLVIAVAGGTIIERLHMEKYVERFILSARSTDIDAPALSKMERLKYAKEQVSSTFKKVFPYILVGVGIGAVIHNWIPESWIETVLGSSNPFGVVLAVLVGVPMYADIFGTIPVAEALLAKGAQLGTILAFMMAVTTLSLPSMIMLRKAVKPKLLALFIGICIVGIILVGYLFNAFQFFLI
- a CDS encoding helix-turn-helix transcriptional regulator; translation: MGSHQEDARVFKALCDPKRLAILEQLRSGEKCACVLLEPMDLTQSGLSYHMKILCDSGIVASRQEGKWTHYRLSAAGGAWALDRLRAILTPNAEQDDSCPSCGR
- a CDS encoding TIR domain-containing protein — protein: MTYNLFISHSWAYSDAYSKLTELLSNAPYFNFKNYSVPKDDPIHNAPNDYQLRAAIKNQMQHASCVLILAGVYATYSKWINIEIQLAQEMGKKIIAIQPWAAQRTSQVVKNAADEIVGWNTSSIVNAIRGY
- a CDS encoding toll/interleukin-1 receptor domain-containing protein is translated as MKVFISHKNTDALQALMLKTAFEKNHVTSYLDVLDSSINGGGKQLTDHIKENLNTCTDIIVVMSEATKESWWVPFEIGMSAQVDMPTASYLKSDVTLPSYLSYWPRLRNTSDVDKYVAIRKRTTQAINEQYGHYNFSDRRAIETRAFYEALKRELR
- the vsr gene encoding DNA mismatch endonuclease Vsr, producing the protein MADTISSDRRSKIMSHIKSKDTSIEMMVRRRLFAMGYRYRVNYKALPGKPDIVFTKRKIAIFIHGCYWHGHDCGSRYAHTSQSNKTYWGPKIERTKQRDQEHIQELEALGWKVVVLWECQIKLDFENTIQKLLKILSSKDRGEK
- a CDS encoding NgoMIV family type II restriction endonuclease, with the translated sequence MDALIANARFHFHKQLFETNTLTLTSAGVASNADTSSRGSKAIARRIVDILVDEQHHAVSTVDKISGQTLGKQFETLTMDFLRETFPNLQNLRPGRWTILQLGNNNKLKTSDFAQYEHLAYLNELTTQNAQLAAALGNDYLVAPDVVIYRDLYEDSEINAAQCIVDGDVSKMADIRKANGGKPLLHASVSAKYTMRSDRAQNSRTEALNLIRNRKGHLPHIVVVTAEPMPNRLASLALGTGDIDCVYHFALYELIRAVKEVGSEDAAETLETLVQGKRLKDISDLPLDLAV
- a CDS encoding DNA cytosine methyltransferase, coding for MQQPLTCVEICAGAGGQALGLAMAGFVHVALVEYEADYCKVLKENRPEWNVICADVHDFDGRPYRGVDLLAGGVPCPPFSVAGKQLGKDDERDLFPEAIRLIEEIKPRAVMVENVRGFLDPGFDEYREHIFSEIQKLGYVTHIKLLNASNFGVPQLRPRVVIVGIRKDQLGAFAYPEEKPDSAPPVGKVLYDLMAENGWEKAKEWAAHADRIAPTLVGGSKKHGGPDLGPTRARNAWAELGVDGRGIANEAPAAGFEGMPRLTSRMMARIQGFPDTWTFGKRKTVACRMIGNAFPPPVAQAVGEKIKECLEYGCADCKREVPLSQAVI